In Chryseobacterium sp. C-71, the genomic window AAAGCCAATAATTAGCCGTTCCCACATCGCCGTTTGAGCGGTGATATCCTTTAAAAGTTTTATGTAAAAATTTTGATACATCGGGTTTTGTCCAATCATAGTCAACATCTCTGTAGTAGCAAGGCTCGGCAGCATGTTTTGTATTGTCGGTCGTCATTCGGGTTCCCGCCGCCAAGTCGTACTGTACTTTACCTACCAAAACGCCATACATAAAGATTTCGTCGCCCTGTTTCATGTCATTTATAAAGAATTTATGCTTAGCGGGGATTGCTTCTAAAGTGGTATAAGTAACTCCTTCGAAAATAATTTCGGTTTCTGCCGGAATATCCTGCAAAGCGACCAAAACATTATCTTTTTGATTTATTTTTAAAATTAATTTACTCATTTCTAGTTTTAAAATTGGATTTTTTTGTGAAATGCTTTTTTAACGCAAAGAGCACAAAGATTTTTTTAAGTACTAACTGTTTTTAAGTTCGCAAAGGCGTTTCACTTAGCTAAGTCCCCAAAGATTTTTCCATATTTATTGCAAGGATTTCTTACTTCTGAATCTTAATGAAAATAAAAATACGGTGATAAAACAGACTAAAGGTACGATATAAGAAAAGTGGATGTTCCCTGAAATATCTGTAATTTTACTTGCAATCGGTGGTATAATAGCACCTCCGACAATAGACATTATTAATAAACTTGAGGCAGGTTTTGTTTCTGCATCCGCTCCTTCAATTCCTAAGGCAAAAATAGTTGGAAACATTATGGACATAAAAAATGTAAGCGCAACCAATGCATATAATGTTGAAATTCCTGATCCTGCAATAACCCAGAGACTGAGAATGATACTTATTACACTGTAAATTCTCAATAATTTCTGTGGTGAAATATATCTCATGAAAAAAGTTCCTGCAAAACGCCCAATCATAAATAATAATCCCGCCACACCTGCATAATATTTAGCTTCCTGACCTTTCATGTTTATTGCATCTTCAGCAAAAACCAAGAGAAAACTGAAGACATAAATTTGTGCACCGATATAAAAAAACTGCGCAAGAACTCCCCATCCTACATTTTTTACGCCTAAAACCTGTAGAAAATTCTTTGTTGATTTTTCTTTGCTTTCCGTTACTTCCGGTAGTTTTACGAATAAAAATAAGAACATGACCAGTAGAATAATTAATCCCAATATCATGTAAGGTCCTTTTACGAGCGAAGTTTCAGCGTGGATGTAGGCCAGTTTTGCAGCCTGATCAAGTCCGGCAAGTTCTTCCTGTGATTTTGGTTCTTCA contains:
- the fucP gene encoding L-fucose:H+ symporter permease; the protein is MNNTQPENSFSSSKKKNYYFPLILITSLFFFWGFIHNLDPILIKHLRSSFHLNHFQASLVDSSVFAAYFLLAIPAGMIIQKYGYKTGILVGLFFFSAGCFLFVPAANTISYPFFLGALFVLSCGLAILETAANPYITVLGIPEKATQRLNFAQSFNGLAASIAPIVGGIFILSEEPKSQEELAGLDQAAKLAYIHAETSLVKGPYMILGLIILLVMFLFLFVKLPEVTESKEKSTKNFLQVLGVKNVGWGVLAQFFYIGAQIYVFSFLLVFAEDAINMKGQEAKYYAGVAGLLFMIGRFAGTFFMRYISPQKLLRIYSVISIILSLWVIAGSGISTLYALVALTFFMSIMFPTIFALGIEGADAETKPASSLLIMSIVGGAIIPPIASKITDISGNIHFSYIVPLVCFITVFLFSLRFRSKKSLQ